A genomic stretch from Nilaparvata lugens isolate BPH chromosome 8, ASM1435652v1, whole genome shotgun sequence includes:
- the LOC111045069 gene encoding uncharacterized protein LOC111045069, with protein sequence MAFTKQWKGRGLIVCMVLISIFQMASPYKISRDVETCLPGELVWVKCNLCLCNLEGQPNAVCAKMWCQPTPKYHYDGDDVDTREIVN encoded by the exons ATGGCATTCACAAAGCAATGGAAAGGCAGAGGACTAATCGTCTGCATGGTGCTTATCAGCATTTTCCAGATGGCATCTCCTTATAAAATATCTAGAGATG TGGAGACGTGCCTGCCAGGGGAGCTGGTGTGGGTGAAATGCAACTTATGCCTGTGCAACCTGGAGGGACAGCCGAATGCAGTTTGTGCCAAGATGTGGTGTCAGCCTACGCCCAAGTATCACTATGATGGCGACGATGTTGACACCAGAGAAATCGTAAACTAA